From a region of the Impatiens glandulifera chromosome 4, dImpGla2.1, whole genome shotgun sequence genome:
- the LOC124935315 gene encoding cucumisin-like: MEGLVNATIGTSQASSTSQASSTSQASIVHNYKRSFNGFVARLTSDEVQLISSIPEVVSVFPNKINQLHTTRSWDFMGFSQTVKRVTTVESDTIIGVIDTGIWPESDSFNDIGFGSPPFKWKGSCGVFTNFTCNNKIIGAKYYKTNGVFGQNDIQSPRDSEGHGSHTASTVAGDLVTSASFSGLAGGTARGGVPSARIAVYKACWSDGCSDADILAAFDDAIADGVDIISISIGSSVARPYLSDSIAIGSFHAMRRGILTSMSAGNSGPSSGTISNVAPWALSVAASTIDRKFLTGLKLGNAANFQGVTVNTFVPNGFSPIVYAGNVPNKTGNVPGTVSRLCQKDSLDPTLVKGKIIVCDQLNLGEAALLAGAAGMVIRGDGPKDIARVFALPTTYVSNIEGNLILTYISTTSNPTASILKSNEAVDGIAPYTASFSSRGPNPISSNILKPDLSAPGVDILAAWTLGNSPTEIQADTRRLPFNIISGTSMACPHATGAAAYVKTFNPLWSAAAIKSALMTTAFEMSPKTTPLAEFGYGSGQINPVAAINPGLVYDTNQADYVQFLCGQGYTDRQLQIVTGDTSTCPSSRNDTSLNLNLPSFSARVLSTIPFNVTFNRRVTNVGLAPSTYNVAVLAPATLKIQVVPSTLSFSSVGQTQSFTVTVEGIVSINSFVSASLSWVDATHKVRSPIVIFSTI; this comes from the exons ATGGAGGGTCTAGTTAATGCTACTATCGG CACATCTCAGGCGTCAAGCACATCTCAGGCATCAAGCACATCTCAGGCATCAATTGTTCATAATTATAAGAGAAGTTTTAATGGTTTTGTCGCTCGATTAACAAGTGACGAAGTTCAACTAATTTCAT ccATACCAGAAGTGGTGTCCGTGTTTCCTAATAAAATCAATCAACTACACACGACAAGATCATGGGATTTCATGGGATTCTCTCAAACAGTTAAAAGAGTTACAACCGTCGAAAGTGATACTATTATTGGAGTAATTGATACCGGAATATGGCCAGAGTCCGATAGCTTTAATGATATAGGATTCGGATCCCCGCCATTTAAGTGGAAAGGTTCATGTGGAGTATTTACGAATTTCACTTGTAACAA CAAAATAATCGGAGCAAAGTATTACAAAACCAATGGAGTCTTCGGCCAAAATGACATCCAATCTCCAAGAGACTCTGAGGGTCATGGATCTCATACAGCTTCAACGGTCGCCGGCGATCTTGTTACTTCGGCAAGCTTTTCTGGTCTCGCCGGCGGCACAGCTCGAGGAGGAGTCCCGTCTGCGCGGATCGCTGTATATAAAGCCTGTTGGTCCGACGGTTGCTCAGACGCCGACATCCTCGCAGCATTTGATGATGCCATCGCAGATGGCGTCGACATAATATCAATTTCTATCGGATCCTCCGTTGCTAGACCCTATCTCAGCGATTCGATAGCTATAGGGAGTTTTCACGCCATGAGAAGAGGAATTCTTACGTCAATGTCTGCCGGAAACTCAGGTCCGTCATCTGGAACTATCTCGAATGTTGCTCCATGGGCACTTTCAGTCGCAGCAAGCACTATTGATCGTAAATTCCTTACCGGTTTGAAACTGGGTAACGCTGCGAATTTTCAG GGAGTTACAGTGAACACTTTTGTTCCAAATGGTTTCTCCCCTATAGTGTATGCTGGTAATGTTCCAAATAAAACAGGGAATGTTCCTGGTACTGTATCTAG GCTGTGCCAAAAGGACTCCCTAGATCCAACATTGGTAAAAGGTAAGATTATCGTTTGTGACCAATTAAATTTAGGGGAAGCAGCTCTTTTGGCTGGTGCAGCTGGTATGGTGATACGAGGAGATGGACCCAAGGATATCGCCAGGGTGTTTGCCCTCCCTACAACTTATGTTAGCAATATCGAAGGAAACCTCATCCTGACCTATATTAGCACAACAAG CAATCCAACTGCAAGTATTTTGAAGAGCAATGAAGCTGTTGATGGAATTGCGCCATATACTGCATCCTTCTCATCAAGGGGACCGAATCCAATATCATCTAACATACTTAAG CCGGATTTGTCTGCGCCTGGTGTTGATATCTTGGCAGCATGGACACTTGGAAATTCTCCTACGGAAATACAAGCAGATACTAGAAGACTTCCATTTAACATCATATCGGGCACATCAATGGCCTGCCCGCATGCTACTGGTGCAGCCGCTTATGTCAAAACCTTCAATCCATTATGGTCTGCTGCTGCTATAAAGTCCGCTCTTATGACCactg CCTTTGAGATGAGCCCAAAGACAACTCCTCTAGCAGAATTTGGTTATGGATCAGGTCAAATAAACCCTGTAGCGGCCATTAATCCTGGTCTTGTGTATGATACTAATCAAGCGGACTATGTGCAGTTCTTGTGCGGGCAAGGCTACACCGACAGGCAGTTGCAAATTGTTACGGGTGACACTAGCACTTGCCCCAGTTCTAGGAATGATACTTCTTTGAATCTGAACCTGCCTTCATTTTCTGCCCGCGTGTTATCTACTATTCCTTTTAATGTCACATTCAATAGGAGAGTTACAAATGTGGGATTGGCACCATCTACTTACAATGTCGCGGTTCTTGCTCCAGCAACATTGAAAATACAAGTCGTGCCCAGCACACTGTCTTTTTCTAGTGTTGGACAAACTCAGTCATTCACGGTGACTGTTGAGGGAATAGTTTCCATAAACTCCTTTGTCTCTGCTTCTTTGTCATGGGTAGACGCAACACACAAAGTGAGAAGCCctattgttattttttctacAATATAA